From Ascochyta rabiei chromosome 16, complete sequence, the proteins below share one genomic window:
- a CDS encoding Cyclopropane-fatty-acyl-phospholipid synthase, whose amino-acid sequence MAILDTLAAPASAILSALTTQAWQPLVTLCKNGTLSQLQNIQIGRLVLFEGVDSKASNVFGADKEGVPVAYLHVHDDKFWVRLALFADMGFAESYMLGEVSSPDLTKFFEVFIINRNHLGNGSNVTAAISAGLAGLVRGSNNLKNAKLNIMAHYDISNEMFGAFLSPDMTYSSPIWLPKSNPQSAGESLYDAQMRKLDRFIDNTHIKGTDHVLEIGTGWGSFAMRAVQRTGCRVTSLTLSIEQKELAEERIREAGMTDRITVLLCDYRSLEVPETGAFDKVVSIEMLEAVGQAYLKTYFQCVDKLLKKEGGVACFQCITMPDGRYEAYAKSDDFIRRYIFPGGHLPAVSELVSSIQSASRGSLVVDSIENIGPHYSKALRLWREEFLNNWDSRIKPQLIKEKQAEGMDDESAEIFKRKWDYYFRYSEAGFSTKTLGDVIITVGREGALQMMEDVPL is encoded by the exons ATGGCGATCCTCGACACATTGGCAGCGCCCGCTTCCGCAATTCTCAGCGCACTCACAACCCAAGCCTGGCAACCACTGGTGACACTATGCAAGAATGGCACACTTTCCCAGCTTCAGAACATACAAATTGGAAGGCTGGTGTTGTTTGAAGGCGTTGACAGCAAGGCTTCGAACGTCTTTGGTGCTGACAAGGAAGGCGTCCCAGTTGCATATCTGCATGTACACGACGACAAGTTCTGGGTCCGCTTGGCGCTCTTTGCTGACATG GGCTTCGCCGAAAGTTACATGCTTGGAGAGGTCAGCTCGCCTGATCTGACCAAGTTCTTTGAG GTTTTTATCATCAACCGAAACCACCTTGGCAATGGCTCCAACGTCACCGCAGCCATCTCCGCAGGGCTAGCAGGTTTAGTCCGTGGCAGCAACAACCTCAAGAATGCGAAATTGAACATCATGGCACATTACGACATCTCCAACGAGATGTTCGGCGCGTTCCTCTCCCCGGACATGACGTACTCGAGCCCCATCTGGCTACCGAAATCGAACCCACAATCTGCAGGCGAGAGCCTGTACGATGCACAAATGCGTAAGCTCGATCGATTCATCGACAATACTCATATCAAGGGAACAGACCATGTACTGGAGATTGGCACAGGATGGGGCAGCTTCGCCATGCGAGCCGTGCAGCGAACAGGCTGTAGAGTGACATCCTTGACTCTGTCCATTGAGCAGAAAGAATTGGCGGAAGAGCGGATACGCGAGGCTGGAATGACAGACAGGATCACAGTGCTGCTGTGCGACTACCGAAGTCTGGAAGTACCAGAGACGGGGGCTTTCGACAAGGTTGTGTCGATTGAGATGTTGGAGGCAGTCGGCCAGGCTTACCTGAAGACGTACTTCCAATGTGTGGACAAGCTGCTCAAGAAGGAAGGCGGTGTCGCATGCTTCCAATGCATCACCATGCCCGATGGACGGTACGAAGCCTACGCGAAATCAGACGACTTTATTCGCCGCTACATCTTTCCCGGCGGACACCTTCCCGCGGTCTCTGAGCTCGTCTCATCGATACAGAGCGCATCCCGTGGCTCGCTCGTCGTCGACAGCATCGAGAACATTGGGCCGCACTACTCGAAAGCGCTTCGCTTGTGGAGAGAAGAGTTCCTGAACAACTGGGACAGCAGGATCAAACCGCAGCTGATCAAAGAGAAGCAGGCTGAAGGCATGGATGACGAGAGCGCAGAGATCTTCAAGAGGAAGTGGGACTACTACTTCAGGTACTCCGAAGCTGGCTTCTCGACAAAAACGCTTGGAGACGTGATCATCACAGTCGGGAGAGAAGGTGCCCTGCAGATGATGGAAGACGTGCCGTTGTAG
- a CDS encoding Ribonuclease P yields the protein MVRVKFRYLVVNFLYPEPSPKSRTTLPDLVQIHSPTPDAFNAGTLVRLVRDAVEDLYGDYGSGMVSINYYSASTSTAIIRCPRDHYEMVWAALTYVTKLPRAEIPVVCRVIRVSATIRKAEEEVIRRSQRIVKRAKTWEGRGADPMLSSVEKSVDKERRSNDVLAVVDHGEESEEMSE from the exons ATGGTCCGCGTGAAGTTTCGATACCTTGTCGTCAACTTTCTCTATCCAGAGCCTTCGCCCAAGTCGCGCACGACGCTCCCGGACTTGGTGCAAATCCACTCTCCCACACCAGATGCCTTCAATGCGGGCACGCTCGTACGCCTGGTGCGCGATGCTGTGGAGGACCTGTACGGCGACTATGGGAGCGGGATGGTATCGA TCAACTACTACTCCGCATCGACTTCAACCGCAATCATTCGCTGTCCGCGCGACCACTACGAGATGGTATGGGCAGCACTCACCTACGTCACAAAACTGCCCAGGGCCGAGATACCAGTCGTGTGCAGGGTCATCAGAGTCAGCGCCACGATACGCAAGGCTGAAGAGGAGGTCATTCGCAGAAGTCAGAGGATTGTCAAGAGAGCTAAGACGTGGGAAGGGAGAGGGGCGGATCCTATGCTCAGCAGCGTCGAGAAGAGCGTCGACAAGGAGAGGAGGAGCAACGATGTCCTGGCGGTGGTCGACCATGGTGAAGAAAGCGAGGAGATGAGCGAGTGA
- a CDS encoding Endo-1,4-beta-xylanase — translation MVSFTSLFTAAVAATGALAVPVTDLATRSLGALTARAGTPSSQGTHNGCFYSWWTDGGAQATYTNEAGGSYSVSWKTGGNLVGGKGWNPGAARTITYSGTYSPSGNSYLAVYGWTRNPLIEYYVVENFGTYDPSSQATVKGSVTADGSSYKIAQTQRTNQPSIDGTQTFQQYWSVRQSKRSSGSVNMKTHFDAWAAKGMKLGTHNYQIVATEGYFSSGSAKITVNCA, via the exons ATGGTCTCCTTCACATCTTTGTTCACCGCCGCTGTGGCAGCGACAGGTGCTCTTGCTGTCCCGGTCACCGATCTTGCTACGCGCTCGCTGGGTGCCCTGACTGCACGCGCGGGCACTCCCTCTTCCCAGGGAACCCACAACGGCTGCTTCTACAGCTGGTGGACCGACGGCGGTGCTCAAGCCACCTACACCAACGAAGCTGGCGGCAGTTACAGCGTGAGCTGGAAGACCGGTGGTAACCTTGTTGGAGGAAAGGGCTGGAACCCCGGTGCCGCACG CACCATCACTTACTCCGGCACCTACAGCCCCTCCGGTAACTCCTACCTCGCCGTTTACGGTTGGACCCGCAACCCCCTGATCGAGTACTACGTGGTTGAGAACTTCGGCACCTACGATCCCTCCTCCCAGGCAACCGTCAAGGGCTCCGTGACCGCCGATGGCTCCTCCTACAAGATCGCGCAGACCCAGCGCACCAACCAGCCCTCCATCGACGGCACCCAGACCTTCCAGCAGTACTGGTCTGTGCGCCAGAGCAAGCGCAGCAGCGGATCCGTCAACATGAAGACTCACTTCGATGCCTGGGCTGCCAAGGGCATGAAGCTCGGAACGCACAACTACCAGATCGTTGCCACTGAGGGCTACTTCTCCAGTGGTAGCGCTAAGATCACCGTCAACTGCGCTTAA